In Kryptolebias marmoratus isolate JLee-2015 linkage group LG11, ASM164957v2, whole genome shotgun sequence, the following proteins share a genomic window:
- the spi1a gene encoding transcription factor PU.1a isoform X1 — protein MMDGFVMTSASEDIISHEPEAYRPPVDLYPYLSGVGEIYEDHRWAFHSDRVQPPDFENSPVNHLTELQAVSPQHLIQPFRCSSDSLHLHLEPPLAPFSLASQIPYYTPSLCYQYPSSASPGRYYSEEDQRAVSPPLQVSEGEDELDTYNYSFRKDSSNKKKIRLYQFLLDLLRKGDMSDSIWWVDQDKGIFQFSTKHKEALANHWGIQKGNRKKMTYQKMARALRNYGKTGEIKKVKKKLTYQFSEEVLKNLYYHHYHH, from the exons ATGATGGATGGTTTTGTCATGACATCT GCATCAGAGGACATTATTTCACATGAGCCTGAAGCTTATCGTCCACCTGTGGACCTGTACCCCTACCTGAGTGGTGTGGGGGAGATTTATGAAG ACCACAGATGGGCCTTCCACTCTGATCGGGTCCAGCCACCAGACTTTGAGAATTCCCCCGTGAATCACCTGACGGAGCTGCAGGCGGTGTCTCCACAGCATCTCATACAGCCCTTCCGCTGCAGCAGTGACTCCCTGCACCTCCACCTGGAGCCCCCACTTGCTCCTTTCTCCCTGGCATCACAG ATCCCATATTACACCCCATCCCTGTGCTACCAGTACCCGTCCTCGGCCTCACCTGGACGTTACTACTCAGAGGAGGACCAAAGGGCCGTCAGCCCCCCGCTGCAGGTCTCAGAGGGGGAGGACGAGTTGGACACCTATAACTATTCCTTCAGGAAAGACTCGA GCAACAAGAAGAAGATCCGCCTGTACCAgttcctcctggacctgctcaGAAAGGGCGACATGAGCGACAGCATCTGGTGGGTGGACCAGGACAAGGGCATCTTCCAGTTCTCCACCAAACACAAAGAAGCCCTGGCGAACCACTGGGGTATTCAGAAAGGGAACCGCAAAAAAATGACCTACCAGAAAATGGCCCGAGCTCTGAGGAACTATGGGAAAACTGGAGAGATTAAAAAAGTGAAGAAGAAGCTCACCTACCAGTTCAGCGAGGAGGTGCTGAAGAACCTCTACTACCATCACTATCATCACTGA
- the spi1a gene encoding transcription factor PU.1a isoform X2 produces MMDGFVMTSASEDIISHEPEAYRPPVDLYPYLSGVGEIYEDHRWAFHSDRVQPPDFENSPVNHLTELQAVSPQHLIQPFRCSSDSLHLHLEPPLAPFSLASQYPSSASPGRYYSEEDQRAVSPPLQVSEGEDELDTYNYSFRKDSSNKKKIRLYQFLLDLLRKGDMSDSIWWVDQDKGIFQFSTKHKEALANHWGIQKGNRKKMTYQKMARALRNYGKTGEIKKVKKKLTYQFSEEVLKNLYYHHYHH; encoded by the exons ATGATGGATGGTTTTGTCATGACATCT GCATCAGAGGACATTATTTCACATGAGCCTGAAGCTTATCGTCCACCTGTGGACCTGTACCCCTACCTGAGTGGTGTGGGGGAGATTTATGAAG ACCACAGATGGGCCTTCCACTCTGATCGGGTCCAGCCACCAGACTTTGAGAATTCCCCCGTGAATCACCTGACGGAGCTGCAGGCGGTGTCTCCACAGCATCTCATACAGCCCTTCCGCTGCAGCAGTGACTCCCTGCACCTCCACCTGGAGCCCCCACTTGCTCCTTTCTCCCTGGCATCACAG TACCCGTCCTCGGCCTCACCTGGACGTTACTACTCAGAGGAGGACCAAAGGGCCGTCAGCCCCCCGCTGCAGGTCTCAGAGGGGGAGGACGAGTTGGACACCTATAACTATTCCTTCAGGAAAGACTCGA GCAACAAGAAGAAGATCCGCCTGTACCAgttcctcctggacctgctcaGAAAGGGCGACATGAGCGACAGCATCTGGTGGGTGGACCAGGACAAGGGCATCTTCCAGTTCTCCACCAAACACAAAGAAGCCCTGGCGAACCACTGGGGTATTCAGAAAGGGAACCGCAAAAAAATGACCTACCAGAAAATGGCCCGAGCTCTGAGGAACTATGGGAAAACTGGAGAGATTAAAAAAGTGAAGAAGAAGCTCACCTACCAGTTCAGCGAGGAGGTGCTGAAGAACCTCTACTACCATCACTATCATCACTGA
- the si:ch211-87j1.4 gene encoding transmembrane protein 178B translates to MAAMRTLTVAGLFLAFCALGLIAVAISTDNWYETDARRHRERCKNYSNKRNDPGYIYISNLPLRMLPKDKASGRKGGDALQLLRAKRHFLPPPASAMESLCSRHFNSTITGLWRKCHREGFDLETEDLIFKGLIPRCTPIKYYYSSSALPRNLPINLTKTIRQDEWHALHLQRMTASFIGMAISIILFGWIIGVLGCCQEHDLMQYVAGLLFLMGGTCCIISLCTCVAGINFELSRYPRYMFGIPEDISHGYGWSMFCAWGGLGLTLLAGFLCTLAPSLYPPHTPVVHKPRQENGCV, encoded by the exons ATGGCTGCTATGAGGACTTTAACCGTGGCGGGTCTGTTTTTGGCTTTCTGCGCTCTGGGACTGATCGCCGTGGCCATCAGCACCGACAACTGGTACGAGACGGACGCCAGGCGGCACCGGGAGCGCTGCAAGAACTACTCGAACAAAAGGAACGACCCGGGCTACATCTACATCTCCAACCTGCCGCTCCGGATGCTGCCGAAGGACAAAGCCTCCGGGAGGAAAGGCGGCGACGCGCTGCAGCTGCTGCGGGCCAAGCGGCACTTCCTGCCGCCTCCTGCGTCCGCCATGGAGTCCCTCTGCAGTCGGCATTTCAACTCCACCATCACCGGGCTGTGGAGGAAGTGCCACCGGGAGGGGTTCGACCTGGAGACGGAGGATTTGATCTTTAAAG GACTGATTCCGCGCTGCACACCCATAAAATACTACTACTCTTCATCAGCGCTGCCCAGAAACCTGCCAATCAACCTGACCAAGACCATCAGGCAGGATGAGTGGCACGCGCTCC ACCTCCAGAGGATGACTGCCAGCTTCATCGGCATGGCCATTTCCATCATCCTGTTCGGCTGGATCATAGGCGTGCTGGGCTGCTGCCAGGAGCATGATCTGATGCAGTATGTGGCTGGACTCCTCTTCCTTATGGGAG GGACGTGCTGCATCATCTCCCTCTGCACGTGCGTGGCTGGGATCAACTTTGAACTGTCCCGCTATCCCCGCTACATGTTTGGAATACCAGAGGACATCAGCCACGGCTACGGCTGGTCCATGTTCTGCGCGTGGGGCGGACTGGGCCTCACGTTGCTGGCTGGCTTCCTGTGCACGCTGGCTCCTTCCCTTTACCCGCCGCACACCCCGGTGGTACACAAGCCCAGACAGGAGAACGGCTGCGTGTGA